The genomic region GTTGAATAAATTAATCACCCATCACCCGCTTCCCATTCATCTTATGCTTGAGTTGGAAGCTGAAACCAAAATAAGGGAGACGAAGGAAAAGTGTCTTTAACTaaatttccctttttattaCAGGTTGTTAGGCAACCTTAAACTCGTAACGATTACACAATCGTTAGAACAACAACCAATCAACCGAAAGCAGCAAATGTACATGCCAACACGCATGCAGAGAGTTATTTGCAATTCAGAGCTAATTTCCTCCGAATAGGATTCAATCTCACTTGGAAAGAATGGTGGTTTCAGCGATCATGGAAGTCACAATATACGGATCCATGTTCGACGCCGGCCTTCTGTCCTCGAAATAGCCTGACATTTGTAAAGAAATACGACATGTCCAGGTATCAGCTACAGAGCTAACTTGTATCGCAAGCATTATGACAATGATCTATTTCTGAAATTGGAAATGACACAAAAGAATTCATATTATACAATGCACATACGAAAACATTCATACCTTTGCCAGCCTTCTCAGTATCGCGACCAATACGGACAGAGGCCCCTCGGTTTGCCACGCCCTGTAAGATAGAGAATGCATAGTTCAATCAAATACTAAACTTGTTTTCACATGTTAACTAAACATGAtttcaacaaaaacaagaaatgtGGATTTTGATTAACGGTTAATTAAACCACGGTGGTATAAGCTTACCCAAGAGAAAGTGTGGATGTCAGCGGTCTCATGGAGACCTGTCAATCTCCTCTCGTTGCCTTTTCCGTAGGCAGCAATATGCTCCTTGTGACGCAGACTCAGTTTCTCGATTGCCTTCTTGATCACGTCAATTCCGCCATCGTTTCTCATTGACTTGGTACTGCATGGCATAGCAAGAGTTCATCAcactcttcatttttttttaactagagGGTTGATTGCATCTAACACGATGGCAAAATTGCATTAATTCCAACTTCAGTTCGAGATTAATTTATCAGTACCTGTAGTTAGCGTGAGCACCAGCACCATTCCAATCACCCTGGTATAAATTgatcaaaaagaaaataaatacaaaaatttaagCAACACAATACAACAGTACGAAAATAAAGCGCTTGCGGTTAAACAGACCTGGATTGGTTTCGGGTCCAAAGAAAGAACAACTCCTGCAATTTCTGTAATTCTCTGTTTGTCAAGCAGATAATCATATTAACACGAGGCCTTCGAAAAATTAATGTATTATCGAGAAGAGAGCGAAAATACGCAAATTATACGTTTTCTAGTTATATCGTACGTATGAGCTTACCTCAAGGATGTATCTAGCAGCCCATAACTGATCACCAGCAGCAATACCAACAGTAGGACCAACTTGAAATTCCCACTGTTCCGCATCAGCAAACAGACCAAATTACAAAACGGCTTAATAATGTAAAAATTCGGGATAATCAAATCATAGGTCAACTTTCGATCactcaattttatttcttagCAACCAAATTAAGTACGTAAAATTGTAAAAGCGAGCATAAATATATACCTGGCCGGGCATAACTTCAGCGTTGATACCGCTAATGTTGATTCCGGCATAGAGGCAAGCCTTGTAATGTGAATCCACAATATCACGACCGAAGGCCTTGTCTGCTCCGGCACCGCAGTAGTAGGGTCCCTGCATACAGAACCTAACAGTTAATAATATGCAATCAGCACTCTAAAATTTTGAGTTGTCTTCTCTAATTAAGTAACTAGGCATGTTTAGGGAACATTGATCGAGTTAATCATTGGCAGATGATTTAAGTACCTGTGGACCAGGGAACCCACCAATTGGCCATCCAAGAGGCCACTTGGTATCCTTTTGTAGAAGAGTGTACTCTTGCTCAATCCCGTACCTAATCAATAAGAAATGTTCTTAATAAGAGGTACCAACGTCTAGATGTGcgttaaagaatttaaaaaaaaaattaacatgtgAAATTTGCCTTGTAAAAAGCAATGTACATTGTACATTGAAATATAGTAGGgcttataacaaaataataatagatGGCACCAATTTTTTCACCAAATCTATTCATCATATATGTGTTTGTACGTGTTAAAAACTAACGATATTGAAAATGAGTCCAAGTTGGCTAAGTAACCAAGTGACGCATCATTTGGTGAATAAAACTTGATCCATTGTTCTCTAAtgtaattattataaaataccccatttcataaattaattcgTACATCAATAGTTTACAGCTACTTGTAACTATGCGGCCTTAACAACAAagatattaaataattgtttatgGACAATTAACAAcaattatttttcagtatatgaCAATTATTTAGTACTAATCAGGAATATGGAATTAAGCAGAATTACTAGTTTCTTTTTGAGATTATGGATGGCGTACCAGGGTTCCTCGGCGACAACGTCCGGGTGACTGAATATCTTGGCAGCGTTGAATCTTTTGTTGGTGGGGATTGGCTCTCCCGCCGGTGTGTACGCATCGCAGATCACCTATCACAAGCgaaagacaaaattaccatGTATCGTACACAATCCGGATAGGTGTGGATGTCGATTGATGTTTACCAGGATGTTTTTTCCTCTTCTGAATGGATCCTTAAAAATAGCCTGGGGGCTGAACAAGCAAAAGTCCTAGTcagttttttttaatggaaggaTTAGATTAAAGATTGCAGAAATGATTTTGATCGTGGCCGTTGATATTGTTACATACTGCAGGATGACTTCACTGTTATCTCCTGGGGCTTGGTCGGTGCTTGAACCGTCGTAGTTCCATTTGGGCAGTTTTGCTGGGTCTGTCACTGGTCCAGGCAGTGTCTGTTTTTATCCATAATTTCATATACATACGTGAAcagaactttaattttaaagtaatttgatgttAACCAGTAAACACGAAAATCGTAATAAAATTTgctaaaatattcataaatcaaatattaattgatgaaatagTCAAAAACAACATATTTGACAGAAATATTGGACttgaaaattgatcattttGGCTAATTTTCCAAAACCGAATAATGACGGGCTTATAGCTTGCGTAGTTAAGAACATTCAATCCTAGGGATGAGGTCCTAAGTTCGAGGGAAGGCTTACCCTTGCTTTGCTTCTCAAGTCCAAACCAGATCCTCCAATCCtataagaagagaaagaagaacaaAGACAAAAGAACTTTAATGATCGATAATATTAAGTAAATTAATGAGAGGAGGGTGGGCATGCATATACCAAATGTATTCAGCGATGATCTTCTCAGTGGATTCGGAGAGATTGAGGTTGACGAGATCAGAGAGGAGAGACATGGTGACGTACGACGAGGAGGATGATTCTCTGAACAATGgcaaaagagagggagagagaacaaTGGAAGAGAGTGGCAGAGAAAAATGGGGGTCTAGTTTTAAGTAGAAGATGTGACAAAGTCTACCACctaatatattaatttattttccaataGAAAAGGGA from Pyrus communis chromosome 4, drPyrComm1.1, whole genome shotgun sequence harbors:
- the LOC137732068 gene encoding glutamine synthetase nodule isozyme-like; protein product: MSLLSDLVNLNLSESTEKIIAEYIWIGGSGLDLRSKARTLPGPVTDPAKLPKWNYDGSSTDQAPGDNSEVILHPQAIFKDPFRRGKNILVICDAYTPAGEPIPTNKRFNAAKIFSHPDVVAEEPWYGIEQEYTLLQKDTKWPLGWPIGGFPGPQGPYYCGAGADKAFGRDIVDSHYKACLYAGINISGINAEVMPGQWEFQVGPTVGIAAGDQLWAARYILERITEIAGVVLSLDPKPIQGDWNGAGAHANYSTKSMRNDGGIDVIKKAIEKLSLRHKEHIAAYGKGNERRLTGLHETADIHTFSWGVANRGASVRIGRDTEKAGKGYFEDRRPASNMDPYIVTSMIAETTILSK